From the Prunus dulcis chromosome 4, ALMONDv2, whole genome shotgun sequence genome, one window contains:
- the LOC117625836 gene encoding probable long-chain-alcohol O-fatty-acyltransferase 5 gives MTQVKENQTIMGMEDEIKRLIKVCLSILASLCYTYFIASKIPKGKLRFFSLLPIFCLFTILPLSLSTALPAGVIALFITWVGSFKVLLFSFGLGPLSSGPPLNSLPLFIFSTCLPIKAKQGGQQHHQIAPNQKTPQNPKLPLNLPTKVLLFGILVALTDFTKYVHPNILLSQYCCMLYLFVDIIVGLSNATLRALLGVQLESPSNEPYLSTSLQDFWGRRWNLMVTNTLRHTIYKPVQLAMETFLGPKWASLPAVFVAFLVSGLMHELIFFYMTRVPPTWEVTWYFVLHGMCLVVEFGVKRALSGGRWQLHWIVSTPLTIGLVMVTATWLFFPPLVRNGVDARAIEECKELVEFMKEKLKWDGLHTV, from the coding sequence ATGACACAAGTTAAAGAGAATCAAACGATCATGGGGATGGAGGATGAAATCAAGAGATTAATCAAGGTATGCCTCTCCATCTTGGCCTCTCTTTGCTACACCTATTTCATAGCTTCTAAGATTCCCAAAGGCAAACTCAggttcttctctctcctccccatCTTCTGCCTCTTCACcatcctccctctctctctctccactgCCCTCCCTGCTGGAGTTATTGCCTTGTTCATCACCTGGGTTGGTAGCTTCAAGGTCCTCCTGTTCTCCTTTGGTCTAGGCCCACTTTCATCTGGCCCACCACTAAACTCTCTCCCCCTCTTCATCTTCAGCACTTGTCTCCCAATCAAGGCAAAGCAAGGTGGACAACAACACCACCAAATTGCTCCAAACCAGAAGACAcctcaaaaccctaaattgCCTCTCAATTTGCCAACCAAAGTCTTGCTTTTTGGCATATTGGTTGCTCTAACTGACTTCACAAAATATGTGCACCCCAACATTTTACTAAGCCAGTATTGCTGCATGTTGTATCTTTTTGTGGACATAATAGTAGGCTTGAGCAATGCTACCTTGCGAGCCCTTCTTGGCGTGCAACTCGAATCACCGTCCAATGAGCCTTACCTTTCAACTTCGCTACAAGATTTTTGGGGCCGAAGGTGGAACCTCATGGTAACAAATACACTTCGCCACACAATATATAAGCCCGTGCAGTTGGCCATGGAGACCTTCTTGGGGCCCAAATGGGCCTCACTACCAGCtgtttttgttgcttttttaGTATCCGGTTTGATGCACGAGCTCATATTCTTTTACATGACACGTGTGCCTCCCACGTGGGAAGTGACATGGTATTTTGTTCTTCATGGGATGTGTTTGGTGGTGGAATTTGGTGTGAAGAGAGCGTTAAGTGGTGGAAGGTGGCAGCTACATTGGATTGTGTCAACGCCGTTGACCATCGGGCTTGTGATGGTTACCGCGACTTGGCTGTTCTTTCCGCCGTTAGTGAGGAACGGCGTGGACGCAAGAGCTATTGAAGAGTGCAAGGAATTGGTAGAATTTATGAAGGAAAAGTTAAAATGGGATGGTCTGCACACAGTTTAA